In one Populus nigra chromosome 12, ddPopNigr1.1, whole genome shotgun sequence genomic region, the following are encoded:
- the LOC133669586 gene encoding pentatricopeptide repeat-containing protein At1g33350, with the protein MRSFYVLNPPNLNQRVLSIVSKCNHLNHLKQLQSFLTILGHSQTNFYTFKLIRCCLLQLNNLYYARFIFNNFEFPNIYLYTAMVTAYASIQDHQSSFDLFRFMLRKGHPKPNHFLFPHVLKYCQVTKFVHAQIEKLGFGQYPVVQTALIDSYSRSGYDIGIARRMFDEMSERNVVSWTAMISGYTRLGEIENAISLFDEMPERDVPSWNAVISGCAQNGLFTRAITIFKKMVGLSLEVQHRDIRPNQTTVVCALSACGHTGMLHVGKWIHGYVYRNMRSSDSFVLNALVDMYGKCGCLKEAKKVFDATSKKSLTSWNSMINCLALHGQSERAICVFEEMLHYVADVRPNEITFLGLLNACTHGGLVEKGRFYFQMMTLNYGIEPEIEHYGCLIDILGRAGRLEEALEVLREMKIQPDEVVWGSLLNGCKIHGRADLAEFAVKKLLEIDPNNGGYGITLANVYGKLGKWDDVRRVRKMLKELNVPKTPGCSWIEVDNKVSQFHSVDKSHPRAEEIYQILENLVYFN; encoded by the coding sequence ATGCGTTCCTTCTATGTATTAAACCCACCAAATCTAAACCAACGAGTCTtatcaatagtttcaaaatGCAATCATCTCAATCACCTTAAACAACTCCAATCGTTTTTGACAATCCTTGGTCACTCACAGACCAATTTCTACACTTTCAAACTGATTCGCTGTTGCCTTCTCCAACTCAACAACCTTTACTATGCTCGCTTCATTTTTAACAATTTCGAATTCCCCAACATCTACCTCTACACTGCTATGGTTACTGCTTATGCCTCTATACAAGACCATCAATcgtcttttgatttgtttcgtTTCATGCTTCGTAAAGGACACCCAAAACCAAACCATTTTTTGTTCCctcatgttttgaaatattGCCAAGTAACAAAATTTGTGCATGCCCAGATTGAGAAATTGGGTTTTGGACAATACCCAGTTGTGCAAACTGCCCTTATTGATTCTTACTCGAGGTCTGGTTATGATATTGGAATTGCGAGGCGGATGTTTGACGAAATGTCCGAGAGAAATGTTGTTTCATGGACTGCTATGATTTCTGGGTATACCAGACTTGGGGAGATTGAGAATGCTATTTCGCTTTTTGATGAAATGCCTGAGAGGGATGTTCCTTCTTGGAATGCTGTAATTTCGGGTTGTGCGCAAAATGGGTTGTTTACCAGGGCTATTACGATTTTTAAGAAGATGGTGGGTCTTTCCCTGGAGGTACAGCATCGAGACATTAGGCCTAATCAGACGACTGTTGTCTGTGCACTTTCTGCCTGTGGTCACACTGGGATGCTTCATGTTGGGAAATGGATTCATGGTTATGTTTACAGGAATATGCGTAGTTCAGATTCGTTTGTGTTGAATGCTTTGGTGGATATGTATGGGAAATGTGGGTGTTTAAAAGAGGCAAAGAAGGTTTTTGACGCAACTTCAAAGAAAAGTTTGACATCTTGGAATTCAATGATTAATTGTTTAGCACTTCATGGACAAAGTGAGAGGGCTATTTGTGTGTTTGAGGAGATGTTGCATTATGTAGCCGATGTAAGACCAAATGAGATTACCTTTTTGGGGTTATTAAATGCTTGTACCCATGGAGGATTGGTTGAAAAGGGTCGTTTCTATTTCCAGATGATGACGCTAAATTACGGGATTGAACCTGAGATTGAGCATTATGGGTGCTTGATAGATATTCTTGGTCGAGCAGGAAGGTTGGAAGAAGCCTTGGAAGTTCTAAGGGAAATGAAGATTCAACCCGATGAGGTCGTTTGGGGCTCTTTGCTTAATGGGTGTAAAATACATGGTCGTGCAGACTTGGCAGAgtttgcagttaaaaagctgcTTGAAATTGATCCAAACAATGGAGGCTATGGTATAACGTTGGCAAATGTATATGGAAAGTTAGGGAAGTGGGATGATGTCCGCAGGGTGAGAAAGATGTTGAAGGAGCTAAATGTTCCTAAGACTCCAGGTTGCAGTTGGATTGAGGTTGATAACAAGGTTTCTCAGTTTCACTCTGTAGACAAATCACATCCCAGAGCAGAAGAAATTTACCAGATATTGGAAAATCTGGTTTACTTTAATTAG